In a genomic window of Streptomyces koelreuteriae:
- a CDS encoding serine/threonine-protein kinase → MGTEGHNTRVIAGRYRFEERLGRGGMGVVWRATDQLLGRGVAVKELPYDETLSAAEARRQRDRTLREARAVAQLSHPHIIVVHDVVEDDERPYIVMELIEGGSLADRLAHRGPVDASEAARIGIALLGALSAAHAAGVLHRDLKPDNVLLETGTDRVLLTDFGIAQVAGTPTLTENNSFVGSPEYTAPERMSGARTGPESDLWSLGALLCAALSGESPFRRDSLGGILHAVVAAEIRPPAQAGPLLPVVQGLLERDPDRRLDADRAERMLRAFRETGRTPEVPPPGYVPTVRDAPRGRSRKAPQDSAGRQPFAPPAGMPAPGRLAEQLMRQPTRRVLVAALLVAAMAGAGVSAAALLMDEGGEPGGGPTPTSSAPGTPTTRPSSPSAPAPTTTPASSPTGTNGR, encoded by the coding sequence ATGGGGACCGAGGGGCACAACACGCGTGTCATCGCGGGCCGCTACCGGTTCGAGGAGAGACTCGGGCGCGGTGGCATGGGCGTGGTGTGGCGGGCGACCGACCAGCTTCTCGGCCGGGGCGTGGCCGTCAAGGAGCTCCCCTACGACGAGACGCTCTCCGCGGCGGAGGCGCGTCGGCAGCGGGACCGTACGCTGCGCGAGGCCCGGGCCGTCGCCCAGCTCAGCCATCCGCACATCATCGTCGTGCATGACGTCGTCGAGGACGACGAACGCCCGTACATCGTCATGGAGCTGATCGAGGGCGGCTCGCTCGCCGACCGGCTCGCCCACCGTGGCCCGGTCGACGCCTCCGAAGCGGCCCGCATCGGCATCGCCCTGCTCGGCGCGCTGAGCGCCGCGCACGCGGCCGGTGTGCTGCACCGCGACCTCAAGCCGGACAACGTGCTGCTGGAGACCGGAACCGACCGCGTCCTCCTGACCGACTTCGGCATCGCCCAGGTCGCCGGAACCCCCACCCTCACCGAGAACAACTCCTTCGTCGGCTCGCCCGAGTACACCGCGCCCGAGCGGATGTCGGGGGCCAGGACCGGGCCCGAGTCCGACCTGTGGTCGCTGGGCGCGCTGCTGTGCGCGGCCCTCAGCGGCGAGTCGCCGTTCCGCCGCGACTCCCTGGGCGGCATCCTGCACGCGGTCGTCGCCGCCGAGATCCGGCCACCCGCGCAGGCCGGGCCGCTCCTGCCCGTCGTACAGGGCCTGCTCGAACGCGATCCGGACCGGCGGCTGGACGCGGACCGGGCGGAGCGGATGCTGCGGGCCTTTCGCGAGACGGGCCGGACGCCGGAGGTGCCGCCGCCCGGGTATGTGCCGACGGTCCGGGACGCGCCGCGCGGCCGGTCGCGCAAGGCACCTCAGGACAGCGCGGGCCGGCAGCCGTTCGCGCCGCCGGCGGGCATGCCCGCCCCGGGCCGGCTCGCCGAACAGCTGATGCGGCAGCCCACCCGGCGGGTGCTCGTGGCCGCGCTGCTGGTCGCCGCGATGGCCGGGGCCGGGGTGTCCGCGGCGGCGCTGCTCATGGACGAGGGCGGTGAGCCGGGAGGAGGCCCCACGCCGACGAGTTCGGCTCCCGGGACGCCCACGACCCGGCCCTCCTCCCCGAGCGCCCCCGCCCCCACGACCACTCCCGCCAGCTCCCCTACCGGCACAAACGGGAGATAA